AGCCCGTCGCCGTCCACGCGCCAGCTGCGCACGTTGCCGAGCGTCTCCAGGAATCGCCGCTCCTGCTCCATGGCCTCGGCACACATCATCTTCGTCGAGGCGATGGGCCCGAACGACAGGGCCGCGCCCTCCTGCTTGTACGTCCCGTTCAGGTTGTTGCAGCCGCCCGAACCGGAAACCCTCCCGTCATCCGCGTGCAGGATCAGGTGCGGCTCGCGCCGCCCCTCGGTCACCGTGACGCCGCGCTCGCCGAGGCGCACCAGCTTCCAGTAGGTGTTGGCCAGCGAACGATCGGAGGCCGGCGCGCTCCCTGTCGGCGGCGAGGCAGCAGTGGGCTGCGTCTGCGCCTCGACGGGCACGACCACGGCTGCCTTGCCCGTCCCGCGGATCTCAAACCTGACTGAGGTGGTCGCCGACGGGCAGCACAGCGGGTCCTGGTCCGTGTAGCGCGCGAAATCGGCGTGCAGGCGGTCGGGCGCGACCAGATGGATTTGGTTGGCGATGCCGTCGGTGCGCGCATCCATCGGCCCCGGCGACAACGTACCGACGAATTTCCCGCCCTTGAACACGAACGCCTGGTAACCGAGCGGCCGGCACATGCCGTCGGCGCCGGACGCCGCCGTCACCAGCTCGGTGTCGCCGAACACCTGCAGCGGCCCCACCAGCGACCAGCCGGCCTTCACCACCGCGCGATCGGCGCGGCTCTTCGACGGGATACGGAACTGGGCGGCGCAGCGCGGGTCGCCCTGCGCCTGCGGGTCGCGCACGGCGGCGGGCACCGGGCGGCCGGCAGTATTCCAGTTGTCGGGAACGGGCTGGTCCAGCCACGAGGCCGGAGTTGCGGCCACGGCGGTTGCGACCAGCAGTGCTGCGGTGATCAGAAAGGCTCTCATCGGCATGCGACCTCCATTTCGCGGCATTCTAGCACGTTGGCGCGTTTGTGGAGCCGGATCTCTCGGCGCTTGCGCCATGTCATTGATTCATGATAATTTCAATCCAGATAAGCCCCAGTGATTTGGAGAACGCCATGCCGACAAACCGCTGTCGCACCGCAAGCGCCGCGATCATCCTGGCTCTGACCGCCGTGTCCACCATCTCTGCCGGGCCCGGCATCGCAGCCACGGACTGCGTGGACTACGGCCAGTTCGCGCACCTGGCGGGCAGCCTGGACCTCCCTATCTACCTCACGGGCATCACGGCCGATGCCCACCACGCCTACGCCGTCAGTGCCACCGGCGACGTGACCGCGCTGGACCTCACCGACCCCACCCACCCGCTGCTCCTG
This genomic window from bacterium contains:
- a CDS encoding META domain-containing protein, whose translation is MRAFLITAALLVATAVAATPASWLDQPVPDNWNTAGRPVPAAVRDPQAQGDPRCAAQFRIPSKSRADRAVVKAGWSLVGPLQVFGDTELVTAASGADGMCRPLGYQAFVFKGGKFVGTLSPGPMDARTDGIANQIHLVAPDRLHADFARYTDQDPLCCPSATTSVRFEIRGTGKAAVVVPVEAQTQPTAASPPTGSAPASDRSLANTYWKLVRLGERGVTVTEGRREPHLILHADDGRVSGSGGCNNLNGTYKQEGAALSFGPIASTKMMCAEAMEQERRFLETLGNVRSWRVDGDGLELLDEKGNAVARFMAVDLD